Genomic segment of Steroidobacter denitrificans:
CCGCGCACGCTGGAGAAACAGCGCGTGATCGGCGGCGGGCCGAAGTTCAGGAAATTCGGCCGGCGCGTCATGTACGCCGTGGCCGACCTCGATGCCTGGGCCGCCGACCGCAGCTTCGAGACGACTTCCGATCCCGAATACGCCGAGCACCACTCGGCCGACAGCCGTGCGCGCTGATCGGCGGCGCGCGGCAGGCCATCGCCATGTCCAGCACCG
This window contains:
- a CDS encoding helix-turn-helix transcriptional regulator; protein product: MRPSPLRPAAAAVATPSQPQRYLTNDEAAEYLRLSPRTLEKQRVIGGGPKFRKFGRRVMYAVADLDAWAADRSFETTSDPEYAEHHSADSRAR